The window ATGAAAAATATGAATAAAAAGGGAGGTTATCATTTTGGTATGTACAACTGTACCTTATGACCGTGTTTTTTTAGAAATTGGACCATTGACCATTTACTGGTATGGAATTATTATTGCAACGGGCGCTTTCTTAGGTTTATTGTTAGCAACAAAGGAATCTGAACGTCTCGGATTACAAAAAGATACATTTGTTGATTTGCTTGTGTTTGCGATTCCTGCTGCATTATTAGGTGCAAGATTATATTATGTTATTTTTGAATGGGACCGATATTCAGGTGGCCCGTGGTGGGGGATCTTCGCCATTTGGGAAGGCGGTATCGCTATTCACGGTGCCTTAATAGGTTCAATTGTCACAGCGGTTATTTATGCGAAAGTGAAAAGGATATCCTTTTGGAAAATTGCAGATATTGCAGCACCAAGTTTAATTCTTGGTCAAGCAATTGGCCGTTGGGGAAATTTTATGAATCAAGAGGCTTACGGTGGCCCAATATCCGAAGCTGCTTATCAAAATGGTCTTCAATACATCCCGGATTTTATTATGAATCAAATGTGTGTAA of the Salirhabdus salicampi genome contains:
- the lgt gene encoding prolipoprotein diacylglyceryl transferase; translated protein: MVCTTVPYDRVFLEIGPLTIYWYGIIIATGAFLGLLLATKESERLGLQKDTFVDLLVFAIPAALLGARLYYVIFEWDRYSGGPWWGIFAIWEGGIAIHGALIGSIVTAVIYAKVKRISFWKIADIAAPSLILGQAIGRWGNFMNQEAYGGPISEAAYQNGLQYIPDFIMNQMCVNGVYHHPTFLYESVWNFIGLFILLYLRKVNLRRGEMFFTYIIWYSIGRFFIEGLRTDSLYLVGDIRVAQLISILAIGISIIFIVYRRRAGYANKRYKDK